A genomic window from Rhodococcus sp. KBS0724 includes:
- a CDS encoding SRPBCC domain-containing protein, whose amino-acid sequence MSEHNVDQTAEFTIIRIFDAPREQLWRAWTDPDEAARWWHPRGVSSPREHVAIDPRVGGTYSYLMINDDDGAEYPTGGTYLEVEKPERLVFTWGNPEDSVESAPRITVTLVERGNKTEMTFHLVGIPGFKGDGNVYDGWNEAFDIFEER is encoded by the coding sequence ATGAGTGAGCACAATGTCGATCAGACCGCAGAATTCACCATCATCCGAATCTTCGACGCACCGCGTGAACAGCTTTGGCGCGCCTGGACAGACCCGGACGAGGCGGCCCGCTGGTGGCATCCGCGTGGTGTGAGTAGCCCTCGCGAGCACGTAGCCATCGACCCACGCGTCGGTGGAACATACAGCTACTTGATGATCAACGACGATGACGGTGCCGAATATCCCACCGGTGGAACGTATCTAGAAGTCGAGAAGCCGGAGAGGCTGGTCTTCACCTGGGGTAACCCGGAGGACTCTGTCGAGAGTGCGCCCCGCATCACGGTCACGTTGGTGGAGCGGGGGAACAAGACGGAAATGACCTTCCATCTTGTTGGTATCCCCGGGTTCAAGGGTGATGGCAACGTGTACGACGGCTGGAACGAGGCCTTCGATATTTTCGAGGAGCGATGA
- a CDS encoding SMP-30/gluconolactonase/LRE family protein — protein sequence MARTVTVVLDGYTYFECPRWHDNRIWVSDFYSHQVVSAREDGTDVRVEAEVPGQPSGLGWLPDGRLLVVSMRDHKVLRREPDGQLVVHADLAKYVSGNVNDMLVDAQGRAYVGNFGFDLMNLAAVETADLLRVDPDGSVHVVARDLHFPNGMALTSGGELLVDETLGNRISVFSVADDGSLGERRDWATFGVVPDGSTMESTISQMVIAPDGCCIDADDSMWVADAIGSRILHVAQGSGVIDEIPFDTGVFACGLGGADGRTLFVCAAPDFNEHARKVATEGKLLSIRLE from the coding sequence ATGGCGCGTACCGTGACCGTAGTACTCGACGGCTACACCTATTTCGAATGCCCACGTTGGCACGACAATCGCATCTGGGTATCGGATTTCTATAGCCATCAGGTGGTTTCGGCTCGCGAAGACGGAACGGATGTTCGTGTCGAGGCCGAAGTTCCCGGTCAGCCGTCTGGTCTCGGTTGGTTACCGGACGGCAGGTTGCTGGTGGTGTCGATGCGCGATCACAAGGTCCTTCGTCGTGAACCGGACGGGCAACTTGTCGTTCATGCTGATCTGGCGAAGTATGTGAGCGGAAACGTCAACGACATGCTCGTCGACGCTCAAGGGCGTGCGTATGTCGGCAACTTCGGGTTCGATCTGATGAATCTTGCGGCGGTCGAGACTGCGGATCTGCTGCGGGTCGACCCGGACGGCAGTGTGCATGTTGTTGCGCGGGATCTGCATTTTCCCAACGGCATGGCACTGACTTCCGGCGGGGAGCTGCTGGTGGACGAGACCCTCGGTAATCGCATCAGCGTCTTCTCCGTCGCGGACGACGGTTCCCTGGGTGAGCGCCGTGATTGGGCGACGTTCGGGGTCGTGCCGGATGGTTCGACGATGGAGTCCACCATTTCCCAGATGGTGATTGCGCCCGACGGGTGTTGTATCGATGCCGATGATTCGATGTGGGTGGCCGACGCGATCGGTAGCCGGATACTTCATGTTGCGCAGGGCTCTGGCGTGATCGACGAGATTCCGTTCGACACCGGGGTGTTTGCCTGCGGCTTGGGCGGAGCCGACGGACGAACACTATTTGTCTGTGCGGCACCGGATTTCAACGAGCATGCACGTAAGGTGGCAACGGAGGGCAAGTTGCTGTCTATACGTTTGGAGTAG
- a CDS encoding MaoC/PaaZ C-terminal domain-containing protein produces MAIDLAVALSAEPTVREASWTDRDVMLYQLGLGAGVNALDPAELTWVYEKGLKVLPTFAMVAGQGISAGVLPRAAMNMPGIDIDLRKILHGGQSLTLHAPIPSTGTARISTRIADVWDKGKAAVIVLETAAADSDGNPLWTTGMQIWARGEGGFGGNTGPEVVAEVPDRAPDAVLTSATSASQALLYRLSADMNPLHADPAFAKMAGFDAPILHGLASYGIVCKAVVDGVLGGDPSRVKNYSVRFAGSLFPGESITTSVWQDGNTLTLAATCPERANAPVLTHATMEIN; encoded by the coding sequence ATGGCTATCGACCTTGCGGTGGCATTGTCCGCCGAACCGACTGTGCGCGAAGCGTCGTGGACCGACCGCGACGTCATGCTCTACCAGCTGGGCCTGGGAGCCGGAGTGAATGCTCTGGACCCCGCCGAGCTCACCTGGGTGTACGAAAAGGGTTTGAAGGTCCTTCCGACCTTTGCCATGGTTGCGGGCCAGGGTATTTCGGCAGGGGTATTGCCGCGCGCCGCAATGAACATGCCCGGTATCGACATCGATCTGCGCAAGATCTTGCACGGTGGGCAGTCGCTGACCCTGCACGCGCCGATCCCGTCGACGGGTACCGCCCGCATCTCCACTCGCATTGCCGATGTGTGGGACAAGGGCAAGGCTGCCGTCATCGTGCTCGAAACCGCGGCCGCGGACTCCGACGGTAATCCGTTGTGGACCACGGGAATGCAGATCTGGGCCCGCGGCGAAGGCGGATTCGGTGGAAACACCGGCCCCGAAGTTGTTGCCGAAGTTCCCGATCGCGCGCCGGACGCTGTACTCACCTCCGCGACCAGCGCGTCGCAGGCGTTGCTGTACCGGCTCAGCGCAGACATGAACCCACTGCACGCCGATCCTGCCTTCGCGAAGATGGCCGGATTCGACGCACCGATCCTGCACGGCCTCGCGTCGTACGGCATCGTCTGCAAGGCCGTCGTCGACGGTGTTCTGGGCGGCGACCCGTCGCGAGTGAAGAACTACTCGGTGCGGTTTGCCGGTTCGCTGTTCCCGGGCGAATCCATCACTACATCGGTGTGGCAGGACGGCAACACCTTGACGCTGGCAGCAACCTGCCCCGAGCGCGCGAACGCACCGGTTCTCACGCACGCCACCATGGAGATCAACTGA
- a CDS encoding TIGR03617 family F420-dependent LLM class oxidoreductase — MELVTSLPADTPLRQVAERVRRIEELGFDTVHVSETVRDPFGVAALAVEHSSTLTVRTSMVVAFARSPMLTALAAWDLADFSGGRFQLGLATQVRGNIVGRYSMPWTDPVAQLRDYVGAVRAIFEVFRSGDALDYAGTHYTFNRLQPYFNPGPIDVPAPEIWTGGVNTRMCALAGEVADGFVAHPTSSHPKVLAERIIPALESGGRKPRIVAVPKVITGRGATAVAAAREPVRKELAFLYSTPAYRVALDVLGFSEVGEKLTSMARSGDWADLAAVLTDDVLDDLVLQCTYAELPALLRAKYGDLCDGLALAVPADPADDEDFRRMCLELRSSE, encoded by the coding sequence ATGGAATTAGTGACGTCGCTACCCGCTGACACTCCGCTGCGGCAAGTAGCGGAACGTGTACGGCGTATCGAGGAACTCGGTTTCGACACCGTGCATGTCTCGGAGACTGTTCGAGATCCATTCGGTGTTGCGGCGCTGGCCGTTGAGCACAGTTCCACGCTCACCGTGCGGACGTCCATGGTGGTGGCATTTGCGCGAAGTCCGATGCTCACCGCATTGGCGGCCTGGGATCTTGCGGACTTCTCCGGCGGTCGATTCCAGTTGGGGCTGGCAACTCAGGTGCGCGGAAATATTGTCGGACGCTATTCGATGCCGTGGACGGATCCTGTTGCACAACTGCGCGATTACGTCGGTGCAGTGCGGGCGATATTCGAGGTTTTCCGATCCGGCGATGCTCTCGACTACGCGGGCACGCACTACACATTCAACCGGTTGCAGCCGTATTTCAATCCGGGGCCGATCGACGTGCCGGCGCCCGAGATCTGGACAGGCGGCGTAAACACGCGGATGTGCGCACTTGCCGGCGAAGTTGCCGACGGTTTTGTTGCACATCCCACGAGCTCGCATCCGAAGGTGCTCGCGGAGAGGATAATTCCGGCGCTCGAGTCTGGCGGTAGAAAACCTCGGATTGTCGCGGTTCCGAAGGTGATCACGGGGCGCGGCGCCACCGCAGTCGCTGCGGCCCGTGAGCCGGTACGCAAAGAGCTTGCATTCCTCTACTCCACACCGGCCTATCGAGTTGCGTTGGACGTACTGGGATTTTCGGAGGTCGGTGAGAAGCTGACTTCCATGGCGCGATCGGGCGATTGGGCTGATCTGGCTGCGGTCCTCACGGACGACGTACTCGATGATCTTGTCCTTCAATGCACCTATGCGGAACTGCCCGCGTTACTGAGAGCGAAGTACGGGGATCTGTGTGACGGACTTGCCCTGGCGGTTCCCGCGGATCCCGCTGACGACGAGGATTTCCGGAGGATGTGCCTGGAACTTCGATCTTCGGAGTAG
- a CDS encoding FAD-dependent oxidoreductase produces the protein MQDWTTECDVLVVGSGGGALTGAYTAAAAGLSTVVIEKTNRFGGTSSYSGASIWLPGTQVQERAGLPDSTENARTYLRSLLGDSESDRQDAYVDTAPAVVALLEKNPNIEFEFRAFPDYYKAEGRMDTGRSINPLDLDPADIGDLAELVRPELDQDRTGQGHMPGKMIGGRALIGRLLAAVQSTGNADLRTETTLTSLIVEDGRVVGAEVESGGETQRIKATRGVLMAAGGIEGNDALREQAGTPGKAIWSMGPFGANTGDAISAGVAVGGATALLDQAWFCPGVEQPDGSAAFMVGVRGGLVVDNAGERYLNESLPYDQFGRAMDAHNDNGSAVPSFMIFDSRERGGLPAISIPNTPPAKHLEAGTWVAADTLEELAEKTGIPADALRSTVEKFNDAAKLGVDEQFHRGEDPYDAFFCPPNGGANAALTAIETGPFYAARIVLSDLGTKGGLVTDIDGHVLRGDGTVIDGLYAAGNTSASLSGRFYPGPGVPLGTAMVFSYRAAQDMAK, from the coding sequence ATGCAGGACTGGACCACGGAATGCGACGTACTGGTTGTCGGTTCCGGCGGCGGGGCACTGACCGGCGCTTATACCGCCGCAGCTGCCGGATTGAGCACCGTCGTGATCGAAAAGACCAACCGCTTCGGCGGAACGTCGTCGTACTCCGGAGCTTCCATCTGGCTGCCGGGAACTCAGGTCCAGGAACGCGCCGGCCTGCCCGATTCCACCGAAAATGCGCGCACCTACCTGCGCTCGCTGCTCGGTGACTCCGAGTCCGATCGCCAGGACGCGTACGTCGACACGGCTCCCGCCGTCGTCGCACTGTTGGAGAAGAACCCGAACATCGAATTCGAGTTCCGGGCTTTCCCCGACTACTACAAGGCCGAAGGCCGGATGGACACGGGACGCTCCATCAACCCTCTCGACCTCGATCCGGCCGACATCGGTGACCTCGCAGAACTGGTTCGACCCGAGCTCGATCAGGACCGCACCGGCCAGGGCCACATGCCGGGCAAGATGATCGGCGGACGCGCACTGATCGGCCGTCTGCTGGCAGCCGTCCAGAGCACCGGCAACGCCGACCTCCGGACCGAAACCACTCTCACGTCTCTGATCGTCGAAGACGGTCGGGTGGTCGGCGCCGAGGTCGAATCAGGCGGCGAAACCCAGCGCATCAAGGCAACCCGCGGCGTGCTCATGGCAGCCGGCGGCATCGAAGGCAACGACGCGCTCCGCGAGCAGGCCGGTACCCCCGGCAAAGCCATCTGGAGCATGGGACCGTTCGGCGCGAATACCGGCGACGCGATCAGTGCCGGTGTTGCCGTCGGCGGCGCAACAGCACTGCTGGATCAGGCCTGGTTCTGCCCCGGCGTCGAGCAGCCAGACGGCAGCGCCGCATTCATGGTCGGTGTTCGTGGCGGCCTCGTCGTCGACAATGCCGGCGAGCGCTACCTCAACGAGTCGCTGCCGTACGACCAGTTCGGCCGCGCCATGGACGCACACAACGACAACGGTTCTGCCGTACCGTCGTTCATGATCTTCGATTCCCGTGAACGCGGCGGATTGCCCGCGATCAGCATCCCCAACACCCCTCCCGCCAAGCACCTCGAAGCTGGAACCTGGGTAGCTGCGGACACTCTCGAAGAGCTCGCAGAAAAGACCGGAATCCCGGCCGACGCACTGCGCAGCACGGTCGAAAAGTTCAACGACGCAGCAAAATTGGGTGTCGACGAGCAGTTCCACCGCGGCGAAGATCCCTACGATGCGTTCTTCTGCCCACCCAACGGCGGCGCCAATGCAGCGCTCACCGCAATCGAGACGGGTCCGTTCTACGCGGCGCGCATCGTTCTCAGTGACCTCGGCACCAAGGGCGGTTTGGTCACCGATATCGACGGCCATGTTCTACGCGGCGACGGTACCGTGATCGACGGCCTCTACGCCGCAGGAAACACGAGCGCCTCCCTCAGCGGCCGCTTCTACCCCGGCCCCGGCGTTCCGCTGGGCACAGCGATGGTCTTCTCCTACCGAGCAGCTCAGGACATGGCGAAGTAA
- a CDS encoding lipid-transfer protein produces the protein MSNRTFVIGVGMTKFEKIETRDWEYPDMVTEAVTNALTDAGISYDQIQRAAVGYVFNASTAGQRALYETGLSGIPIFNVNNNCATGSTALMMAREWVQAGQADCALAVGFEKMTKTALTGNGEMPKVTTLDSQLKIMVEDYGFARSPMTAQLFGNAAVEHMQKYGTTVEQIAAVAVKNHKHSVNNPYAQFRDEYTLEQVLEDKMIHAPLTRSQCSPTSDGAGAAVVVSEKFVREHGLEDRAIEIVAQAMTTDTEAAFAEKSMIDVVGAPMTAAAAEQVFAEAGITIDDVDVIELHDCFAINEIITYEGLGMCAAGEGGKLVESGATTYGGQWVVNPSGGLISKGHPLGATGLAQCAELTWQLRGTADARQVEGARIGLQHNLGLGGACVVTVYRAGTLEN, from the coding sequence ATGAGCAATCGCACCTTCGTGATCGGCGTAGGTATGACCAAGTTCGAGAAGATCGAGACCCGCGACTGGGAATACCCGGACATGGTGACCGAGGCTGTCACGAACGCACTCACCGACGCCGGGATCAGCTACGACCAGATTCAACGCGCGGCAGTCGGTTACGTGTTCAATGCGTCGACCGCCGGCCAGCGTGCTCTGTACGAAACGGGTCTGTCCGGTATCCCGATCTTCAATGTCAACAACAACTGCGCCACCGGTTCGACGGCGCTGATGATGGCACGCGAGTGGGTCCAGGCCGGCCAGGCCGACTGCGCCTTGGCCGTGGGCTTCGAGAAGATGACCAAGACGGCGCTGACCGGAAACGGTGAGATGCCCAAGGTCACCACCTTGGACTCGCAGCTGAAGATCATGGTCGAGGACTACGGGTTCGCTCGTTCGCCGATGACCGCGCAGCTGTTCGGCAACGCTGCCGTCGAGCACATGCAGAAGTACGGCACCACGGTCGAGCAGATTGCTGCCGTCGCGGTCAAGAACCACAAGCACTCGGTCAACAACCCGTATGCGCAGTTCCGTGACGAGTACACCCTCGAACAAGTGCTCGAGGACAAGATGATTCACGCGCCGCTCACACGTTCGCAGTGCTCGCCGACCTCGGACGGCGCCGGAGCGGCAGTAGTCGTGAGTGAGAAATTCGTCCGCGAACACGGGCTAGAGGACCGCGCGATCGAGATCGTCGCGCAGGCAATGACCACCGACACCGAGGCAGCGTTTGCCGAGAAGTCGATGATCGACGTGGTCGGCGCGCCGATGACGGCGGCAGCCGCCGAGCAGGTTTTTGCCGAAGCGGGCATCACCATCGACGACGTCGACGTCATCGAACTGCACGACTGCTTTGCGATCAACGAGATCATCACCTACGAAGGTCTCGGAATGTGCGCGGCCGGTGAGGGCGGCAAGCTCGTCGAATCCGGTGCAACCACCTACGGCGGCCAGTGGGTCGTCAACCCGTCGGGCGGTCTGATCTCGAAGGGCCACCCGCTGGGTGCCACCGGGTTGGCGCAGTGTGCCGAACTGACGTGGCAGCTACGCGGTACCGCAGACGCCCGTCAGGTCGAGGGCGCTCGAATCGGATTGCAGCACAACCTCGGACTGGGCGGCGCGTGCGTCGTGACGGTCTACCGAGCCGGAACTTTGGAGAACTGA
- a CDS encoding steroid 3-ketoacyl-CoA thiolase — protein MGHAVIVEAARTPIGRRRGALAGLHPAEILGAAQRGVLERAGVAPEDIGQIIGGCVTQAGEQSNNVTRQAWLHAGLPYGTAATTIDCACGSAQQAVHLISGLISSGQISAGIGCGVEAMSRVFLGQANAPGTGNPYPDDWTIDMGDQFTSAQRIAEKRGITRADVDAFGLESQRRAAQAWAEGRFDREIIPVKAPVITKEGVPTGEIATVTRDGGLRETTAEALAGLKPVIEGHIHTAGNSSQISDGAAAVLLMSEERAHELGLKPRARIIASGMVGSDPYYHLDGPIESTQLVLDKAGMTLADIDLVEINEAFASVVLSWAQVHGADLSKVNINGGAIALGHPVGSTGARLITTALHELERSDKSTALITMCAGGALSTGTIIERI, from the coding sequence ATGGGCCATGCAGTCATCGTCGAAGCCGCACGCACACCGATCGGCCGTCGCCGCGGCGCCCTGGCGGGACTGCACCCCGCCGAGATTCTGGGAGCAGCGCAGCGCGGTGTCCTCGAACGGGCAGGCGTTGCACCGGAAGACATCGGACAGATCATCGGCGGTTGTGTCACGCAGGCGGGCGAACAGTCCAACAACGTCACGCGTCAGGCGTGGCTGCACGCCGGTCTTCCGTACGGTACGGCTGCCACCACCATCGACTGCGCGTGCGGATCTGCTCAGCAGGCAGTGCATTTGATCTCCGGCCTCATTTCCTCCGGTCAGATCTCGGCCGGTATCGGCTGCGGCGTCGAGGCCATGAGCCGTGTGTTCCTCGGCCAGGCAAATGCGCCCGGAACCGGAAACCCGTACCCGGACGACTGGACCATCGACATGGGTGACCAGTTCACGTCCGCGCAGCGCATTGCCGAGAAGCGTGGCATCACGCGCGCCGACGTCGACGCCTTCGGTCTCGAGTCGCAGCGCCGCGCAGCTCAGGCGTGGGCAGAAGGCCGCTTCGACCGCGAAATCATTCCCGTCAAGGCTCCCGTCATCACCAAGGAAGGCGTGCCGACCGGCGAGATCGCCACCGTGACGCGTGACGGTGGACTGCGTGAGACGACGGCGGAAGCGCTCGCCGGACTCAAGCCCGTCATCGAGGGCCACATCCACACGGCCGGCAACTCGTCGCAGATCAGCGACGGTGCCGCTGCGGTGCTGCTGATGAGCGAAGAGCGTGCACACGAATTGGGTCTCAAACCCCGCGCGCGGATCATTGCATCCGGCATGGTCGGATCCGATCCCTACTACCACCTCGACGGACCCATCGAGTCCACCCAGCTGGTACTCGACAAGGCCGGAATGACGTTGGCCGACATCGATCTGGTCGAAATCAACGAGGCATTCGCTTCTGTCGTACTCTCCTGGGCCCAGGTTCACGGCGCAGACCTGTCCAAGGTCAACATCAACGGCGGCGCGATCGCACTCGGACACCCTGTCGGTTCCACCGGCGCCCGCCTGATCACCACGGCGCTGCACGAGCTCGAGCGTTCCGACAAGTCGACGGCACTGATCACGATGTGCGCCGGTGGCGCTCTCTCGACCGGCACCATCATCGAACGCATCTGA
- a CDS encoding TetR family transcriptional regulator, producing MPRIAEVRDAAEPSSDEQRARHVRMLQAAEELATEKELARVQMHEVAKRAGVAIGTLYRYFPSKTHLFVAVMVEQIDQIGDTFTKHQVQSANPQDAVYEVLVRATRGLLRRPALSTAMLQSTSTANVATVPDAGKIDRGFRQIVLDAAGIVNPTEDDNTALRLLMQLWFGVIQSCLNGRISIPDAEYDIRKGCDLLLVNLSRH from the coding sequence GTGCCGAGAATTGCCGAGGTCAGGGACGCGGCCGAGCCCAGTTCGGACGAGCAGCGGGCACGCCATGTTCGGATGCTGCAAGCGGCAGAGGAACTGGCAACCGAGAAGGAGCTTGCTCGCGTCCAGATGCACGAGGTCGCGAAGCGCGCCGGAGTCGCCATCGGAACGCTGTATCGCTACTTTCCGTCGAAGACGCACCTGTTTGTCGCGGTGATGGTCGAGCAGATCGATCAGATCGGCGACACTTTCACCAAGCATCAGGTGCAGTCGGCAAATCCCCAGGACGCGGTCTACGAAGTGTTGGTGCGCGCCACTCGCGGGTTACTGCGTCGGCCGGCCCTCTCGACAGCGATGCTGCAATCGACCAGCACCGCCAACGTCGCAACAGTTCCCGATGCAGGCAAGATCGATCGCGGATTCCGTCAGATCGTCCTCGATGCCGCGGGCATCGTGAATCCCACCGAAGACGACAACACTGCGTTGCGTCTGTTGATGCAGTTGTGGTTCGGCGTCATTCAGTCGTGCCTCAACGGTCGGATCTCGATTCCCGATGCGGAGTACGACATCCGTAAGGGCTGCGACTTGCTTCTGGTTAATCTTTCCCGGCACTGA
- a CDS encoding acyl-CoA dehydrogenase produces MTIGLSEEDRDLRDSVRGWAARHATPAVIREAVEAKVETRPQLWDGLAEQGLLGLHVAEEFGGAGYGLVELAIVVEELGRSMVPGPFLPTVLVSAVLSDARLNAPLAGLVDGSTLGAVALQPGSLKVTRDGDTATLSGTSSQILGGHVGDLFLLATDSGFVLLGRDRLEVTDLASYDVVRRNSEVSVDGLVLTDAEILDIDNQRVLDIAATLFAAEASGLADWAVTTSADYAKVRQQFGRVIGQFQGVKHKAARMLTLAEQARVCAWDAARALTPANGVGAEEASLAAAVAGATALEAAFSVTRDCIQVLGGIGYTWEHDAHLYLRRAQSLRILLGSTASWRRRVAELTIAGTRRVLSIELPPEAEAIRADVRAELAPALELEGAAQKTYLAEKGYTAPHFTAPWGKSADAVSQLVIAEELRAAKIKPHDMIIGNWVIPTLIAHGNEDQLAKFVPPSLRGDIVWCQLFSEPGAGSDLAALSTKATKVDGGWKLQGQKVWTSMARDAHWGICLARTDADAPKHKGLSYFLIDIKNSGLDIRPLREITGEALFNEVFFDDVFVPDECLVGEPGDGWKLARTTLANERVSLSNDSSLGSGGEALLSLVEGLQGGIDDEQLTVLGKVLCDAQSGGLLSLRTTLRSLSGAQPGAESSVAKLIGVEHIQQVWDVAMEWAGPSSLLGDQHRMSATQMFLNSQCMSIAGGTTNVQLNIIGERILGLPRDPEPGK; encoded by the coding sequence ATGACTATTGGATTGAGTGAAGAAGATCGCGACCTCCGCGATTCCGTACGGGGCTGGGCTGCGCGCCACGCAACGCCGGCCGTCATCCGCGAAGCTGTCGAGGCCAAGGTCGAGACGCGCCCGCAGCTCTGGGACGGACTCGCCGAGCAGGGACTTCTCGGACTGCACGTCGCTGAGGAATTCGGCGGCGCTGGATACGGATTGGTCGAACTCGCGATCGTTGTCGAGGAACTGGGACGCTCCATGGTTCCCGGCCCGTTCCTGCCGACTGTTCTGGTCAGCGCAGTGCTCAGCGACGCCCGACTTAACGCTCCACTTGCCGGCCTTGTCGACGGCAGCACACTCGGAGCTGTTGCGTTGCAGCCCGGTTCGCTGAAGGTTACTCGTGACGGTGACACTGCCACTCTCAGTGGCACGTCCAGCCAGATTCTCGGCGGACATGTCGGCGACCTGTTCCTGCTTGCCACGGACAGCGGATTCGTACTGCTCGGACGTGACCGACTCGAGGTCACCGACCTGGCCAGCTACGACGTCGTGCGTCGTAACTCCGAGGTCAGCGTCGACGGACTGGTACTCACCGACGCCGAGATCCTCGACATCGACAACCAGCGTGTACTCGACATCGCCGCAACACTGTTCGCGGCAGAGGCTTCGGGGCTGGCCGACTGGGCGGTCACCACATCTGCCGACTACGCCAAGGTGCGTCAGCAGTTCGGACGCGTCATCGGCCAGTTCCAGGGCGTCAAGCACAAGGCTGCTCGCATGCTCACACTTGCCGAGCAGGCTCGCGTCTGTGCGTGGGATGCTGCCCGCGCTCTGACTCCCGCCAACGGCGTCGGTGCCGAAGAAGCCTCTCTCGCAGCAGCAGTCGCCGGAGCCACCGCTCTCGAAGCCGCGTTCTCCGTCACCCGCGACTGCATCCAGGTGCTCGGCGGTATCGGTTACACCTGGGAGCACGACGCTCACCTGTACCTTCGCCGTGCGCAGTCTTTGCGCATCCTGCTGGGTTCCACGGCGTCCTGGCGTCGTCGTGTTGCCGAGCTGACCATTGCCGGCACCCGTCGCGTGCTCAGCATCGAGTTGCCGCCTGAGGCCGAGGCGATCCGCGCCGACGTCCGCGCTGAGCTCGCTCCGGCGCTGGAGCTCGAAGGTGCCGCGCAGAAGACCTACCTTGCGGAAAAGGGCTACACCGCACCGCACTTCACCGCTCCGTGGGGTAAGTCTGCCGATGCCGTCAGTCAGCTTGTGATCGCCGAGGAACTGCGCGCGGCAAAGATCAAGCCGCACGACATGATCATCGGCAACTGGGTCATCCCGACGCTCATCGCGCACGGCAACGAAGATCAGCTTGCCAAGTTCGTCCCGCCGTCACTGCGCGGCGACATCGTCTGGTGCCAGCTGTTCTCCGAGCCGGGCGCAGGATCCGACCTCGCTGCTCTGAGCACGAAGGCAACCAAGGTCGACGGTGGCTGGAAGTTGCAGGGCCAGAAGGTGTGGACGTCGATGGCACGCGACGCGCACTGGGGAATCTGCCTCGCACGCACCGACGCCGACGCACCCAAGCATAAGGGTCTGTCCTACTTCCTCATCGACATCAAGAACAGCGGCCTCGACATTCGCCCGCTGCGCGAGATCACCGGTGAAGCACTCTTCAACGAGGTGTTCTTCGACGACGTCTTCGTTCCCGACGAGTGCCTCGTCGGCGAGCCGGGCGACGGTTGGAAGCTCGCTCGCACCACGCTGGCCAACGAGCGTGTCTCGCTGTCCAACGACTCGTCTTTGGGCTCGGGCGGCGAGGCTCTGCTGAGCCTGGTCGAGGGACTGCAAGGCGGCATCGACGACGAGCAGCTGACGGTACTCGGAAAGGTGCTGTGCGACGCGCAGTCCGGCGGTCTGCTGAGTCTGCGCACCACATTGCGCTCGCTGTCCGGTGCCCAGCCGGGGGCGGAGTCCTCCGTTGCGAAGCTCATCGGTGTCGAGCACATCCAGCAGGTGTGGGATGTGGCTATGGAGTGGGCCGGACCGAGTTCGCTTCTGGGCGACCAGCATCGGATGTCGGCGACGCAGATGTTCCTGAACTCGCAGTGCATGTCCATCGCGGGTGGTACAACCAATGTTCAGCTCAACATCATCGGTGAGCGAATCCTGGGTCTGCCCCGTGACCCCGAACCGGGAAAGTGA
- a CDS encoding PaaI family thioesterase yields MNLGTHPTAATHPGGTVLTSPPQDAPIDRATEAARKLIDALQRTDRENANLDRVAEELNSIVAHLEQHAPEVEERLIDMWNGEGVTRHDPVTGRENAIAPPIVLEGLEDGSVQGVVTLTLPYQGPPGHVHGGVSAMLLDHVLGVANAWGGTAGMTAQLSTRYHRPTPLFVPLTISGKFISKEGRKVHTVGEIRTPDGEVCVSVEGLFIDKTIPRPR; encoded by the coding sequence ATGAATCTCGGAACACACCCCACTGCCGCAACACATCCGGGTGGCACCGTGCTGACATCGCCGCCGCAGGACGCACCTATAGACCGTGCAACCGAGGCAGCGCGCAAGCTCATCGACGCGCTACAGCGCACCGATCGGGAGAACGCAAACCTCGATCGAGTTGCCGAGGAACTCAACAGCATCGTCGCTCACCTCGAGCAGCATGCGCCCGAGGTCGAAGAGCGATTGATCGACATGTGGAACGGTGAAGGCGTCACCCGCCACGATCCGGTGACCGGTCGGGAAAATGCCATCGCACCGCCAATAGTTCTCGAGGGACTCGAAGACGGTTCCGTGCAGGGCGTTGTCACCTTGACCTTGCCGTACCAGGGCCCTCCCGGCCACGTGCACGGTGGCGTATCGGCGATGCTGCTCGATCACGTTCTCGGTGTCGCCAACGCTTGGGGTGGAACCGCCGGTATGACAGCACAATTGAGCACGCGCTATCACCGTCCGACCCCGTTGTTCGTACCGCTGACCATCAGCGGCAAGTTCATCTCCAAGGAAGGCCGCAAGGTTCACACGGTGGGTGAGATCAGGACTCCCGACGGTGAAGTGTGCGTTTCGGTCGAGGGTCTGTTCATCGACAAGACCATTCCGCGCCCCCGGTAG